In Nicotiana tabacum cultivar K326 chromosome 11, ASM71507v2, whole genome shotgun sequence, a single window of DNA contains:
- the LOC107782340 gene encoding putative trehalose-phosphate phosphatase J isoform X2, which translates to MTKQNVVDSDAKAGVNTATFTAAVQKPPPAPGSCINISRKTLVEINSGPRINNNWVDSMRASSPTHHKYTSLSEDNTSWMVHHPSALNMFEQIIGASKGKKMVMFLDYDGTLSPIVDDPDQAFMSDAMRGTVRKLARYFPTAIVSGRCRDKVYSFVQLAELYYAGSHGMDIEGPSKGSKYKKEAQAVLFQPASDFLPMIDEVYKELLDKTKCIEGVRVENNKFCVSVHFRCVDEKEWGELAQHVRSVLKEYPKLRLSQGRKVLEIRPIIKWDKGKALEFLLDSLGYANCTNVFPVYIGDDRTDEDAFKVLRERGQGFGILVSKTPKDTYASYSLQEPSEVMIFLRRLVERKKLCLRRQSKIQKQIEEIKASQKN; encoded by the exons ATGACCAAACAGAATGTGGTGGATTCGGATGCTAAAGCGGGTGTCAACACCGCCACGTTCACGGCGGCGGTGCAGAAGCCACCACCGGCGCCGGGAAGTTGCATCAACATTTCAAGAAAGACGCTAGTTGAAATAAATAGTGGTCCAAGAATCAACAATAATTGGGTTGATTCAATGAGAGCTTCATCTCCAACTCATCACAAGTACACTTCTCTTTCTGAAGACAATACTTCTTGGATG GTGCACCATCCATCAGCACTGAACATGTTTGAGCAGATAATCGGTGCTTCTAAAGGAAAGAAAATGGTGATGTTTTTAGACTATGATGGCACCCTTTCCCCCATTGTTGATGACCCTGATCAAGCTTTCATGTCTGATGCT ATGAGAGGAACAGTGAGAAAGCTTGCTAGATATTTCCCTACTGCTATAGTTAGTGGGAGGTGTAGAGACAAG GTATATAGTTTTGTACAATTGGCAGAGTTGTACTATGCTGGAAGCCATGGCATGGATATAGAAGGTCCTTCAAAAGGTTCCAAATACAAGAAA GAAGCTCAAGCTGTTCTTTTCCAACCAGCAAGTGATTTTCTCCCCATGATTGATGAG GTTTACAAAGAATTGTTGGATAAAACAAAGTGTATTGAAGGTGTTAGAGTGGAGAATAACAAGTTTTGTGTCTCTGTCCATTTCCGCTGTGTTGATGAAAAG GAATGGGGTGAACTAGCACAACATGTAAGGTCAGTGCTAAAAGAATATCCCAAGCTTCGATTAAGCCAAGGGAGAAAAGTATTAGAGATTCGTCCAATTATTAAATGGGACAAAGGAAAAGCTCTTGAATTTTTGCTTGACTCCCTTG GGTACGCTAATTGTACTAATGTCTTTCCTGTATATATTGGAGATGATCGAACTGATGAAGATGCTTTCAAG GTATTAAGAGAAAGAGGGCAAGGTTTTGGCATTCTTgtctccaaaactccaaaagaCACATACGCATCCTATTCTTTACAAGAACCATCCGAG GTTATGATTTTTCTACGACGGTTAGTAGAGAGGAAAAAGTTGTGTTTAAGGAGACAGTCTAAGATTCAAAAACAAATTGAGGAGATAAAAGCATCTCAAAAGAACTAA
- the LOC107782340 gene encoding putative trehalose-phosphate phosphatase J isoform X3, with amino-acid sequence MEVVKMTKQNVVDSDAKAGVNTATFTAAVQKPPPAPGSCINISRKTLVEINSGPRINNNWVDSMRASSPTHHKYTSLSEDNTSWMMRGTVRKLARYFPTAIVSGRCRDKVYSFVQLAELYYAGSHGMDIEGPSKGSKYKKEAQAVLFQPASDFLPMIDEVYKELLDKTKCIEGVRVENNKFCVSVHFRCVDEKEWGELAQHVRSVLKEYPKLRLSQGRKVLEIRPIIKWDKGKALEFLLDSLGYANCTNVFPVYIGDDRTDEDAFKVLRERGQGFGILVSKTPKDTYASYSLQEPSEVMIFLRRLVERKKLCLRRQSKIQKQIEEIKASQKN; translated from the exons ATGGAA GTAGTTAAAATGACCAAACAGAATGTGGTGGATTCGGATGCTAAAGCGGGTGTCAACACCGCCACGTTCACGGCGGCGGTGCAGAAGCCACCACCGGCGCCGGGAAGTTGCATCAACATTTCAAGAAAGACGCTAGTTGAAATAAATAGTGGTCCAAGAATCAACAATAATTGGGTTGATTCAATGAGAGCTTCATCTCCAACTCATCACAAGTACACTTCTCTTTCTGAAGACAATACTTCTTGGATG ATGAGAGGAACAGTGAGAAAGCTTGCTAGATATTTCCCTACTGCTATAGTTAGTGGGAGGTGTAGAGACAAG GTATATAGTTTTGTACAATTGGCAGAGTTGTACTATGCTGGAAGCCATGGCATGGATATAGAAGGTCCTTCAAAAGGTTCCAAATACAAGAAA GAAGCTCAAGCTGTTCTTTTCCAACCAGCAAGTGATTTTCTCCCCATGATTGATGAG GTTTACAAAGAATTGTTGGATAAAACAAAGTGTATTGAAGGTGTTAGAGTGGAGAATAACAAGTTTTGTGTCTCTGTCCATTTCCGCTGTGTTGATGAAAAG GAATGGGGTGAACTAGCACAACATGTAAGGTCAGTGCTAAAAGAATATCCCAAGCTTCGATTAAGCCAAGGGAGAAAAGTATTAGAGATTCGTCCAATTATTAAATGGGACAAAGGAAAAGCTCTTGAATTTTTGCTTGACTCCCTTG GGTACGCTAATTGTACTAATGTCTTTCCTGTATATATTGGAGATGATCGAACTGATGAAGATGCTTTCAAG GTATTAAGAGAAAGAGGGCAAGGTTTTGGCATTCTTgtctccaaaactccaaaagaCACATACGCATCCTATTCTTTACAAGAACCATCCGAG GTTATGATTTTTCTACGACGGTTAGTAGAGAGGAAAAAGTTGTGTTTAAGGAGACAGTCTAAGATTCAAAAACAAATTGAGGAGATAAAAGCATCTCAAAAGAACTAA
- the LOC107782340 gene encoding putative trehalose-phosphate phosphatase J isoform X1, with protein MEVVKMTKQNVVDSDAKAGVNTATFTAAVQKPPPAPGSCINISRKTLVEINSGPRINNNWVDSMRASSPTHHKYTSLSEDNTSWMVHHPSALNMFEQIIGASKGKKMVMFLDYDGTLSPIVDDPDQAFMSDAMRGTVRKLARYFPTAIVSGRCRDKVYSFVQLAELYYAGSHGMDIEGPSKGSKYKKEAQAVLFQPASDFLPMIDEVYKELLDKTKCIEGVRVENNKFCVSVHFRCVDEKEWGELAQHVRSVLKEYPKLRLSQGRKVLEIRPIIKWDKGKALEFLLDSLGYANCTNVFPVYIGDDRTDEDAFKVLRERGQGFGILVSKTPKDTYASYSLQEPSEVMIFLRRLVERKKLCLRRQSKIQKQIEEIKASQKN; from the exons ATGGAA GTAGTTAAAATGACCAAACAGAATGTGGTGGATTCGGATGCTAAAGCGGGTGTCAACACCGCCACGTTCACGGCGGCGGTGCAGAAGCCACCACCGGCGCCGGGAAGTTGCATCAACATTTCAAGAAAGACGCTAGTTGAAATAAATAGTGGTCCAAGAATCAACAATAATTGGGTTGATTCAATGAGAGCTTCATCTCCAACTCATCACAAGTACACTTCTCTTTCTGAAGACAATACTTCTTGGATG GTGCACCATCCATCAGCACTGAACATGTTTGAGCAGATAATCGGTGCTTCTAAAGGAAAGAAAATGGTGATGTTTTTAGACTATGATGGCACCCTTTCCCCCATTGTTGATGACCCTGATCAAGCTTTCATGTCTGATGCT ATGAGAGGAACAGTGAGAAAGCTTGCTAGATATTTCCCTACTGCTATAGTTAGTGGGAGGTGTAGAGACAAG GTATATAGTTTTGTACAATTGGCAGAGTTGTACTATGCTGGAAGCCATGGCATGGATATAGAAGGTCCTTCAAAAGGTTCCAAATACAAGAAA GAAGCTCAAGCTGTTCTTTTCCAACCAGCAAGTGATTTTCTCCCCATGATTGATGAG GTTTACAAAGAATTGTTGGATAAAACAAAGTGTATTGAAGGTGTTAGAGTGGAGAATAACAAGTTTTGTGTCTCTGTCCATTTCCGCTGTGTTGATGAAAAG GAATGGGGTGAACTAGCACAACATGTAAGGTCAGTGCTAAAAGAATATCCCAAGCTTCGATTAAGCCAAGGGAGAAAAGTATTAGAGATTCGTCCAATTATTAAATGGGACAAAGGAAAAGCTCTTGAATTTTTGCTTGACTCCCTTG GGTACGCTAATTGTACTAATGTCTTTCCTGTATATATTGGAGATGATCGAACTGATGAAGATGCTTTCAAG GTATTAAGAGAAAGAGGGCAAGGTTTTGGCATTCTTgtctccaaaactccaaaagaCACATACGCATCCTATTCTTTACAAGAACCATCCGAG GTTATGATTTTTCTACGACGGTTAGTAGAGAGGAAAAAGTTGTGTTTAAGGAGACAGTCTAAGATTCAAAAACAAATTGAGGAGATAAAAGCATCTCAAAAGAACTAA